In Halovivax gelatinilyticus, the following are encoded in one genomic region:
- a CDS encoding S8 family serine peptidase: MSDHRPTTTDRRTILKTTGAIGALAGVGAVTSASASRNSTEIIVSKNDRVSISDIESTVETVLPNDATITHRNDVLGYVVAEVPESEYGVTVDLVSTLESRSEVKYAHENGTMYALESPLSPNFRSQNQPNDPGWDQQYAPQMVNAPDAWNVTHGEDALISIVDTGTDYDHEDLHAGFGSDPGHDFVGGTSDPAPRAASESHGTHVAGCAAATTDNGVGVAGPSNAQLIAARVLGTDGSGSMYDIADGIQYSADRGADIINLSLGSPSPSPVTQEAMQYALNQGSLPIAAAGNSGGSVGYPAAYPEAVAVAAIDSNGDPASFTSRGPEIAVCAPGVDVLAPVPFGDSYDRFSGTSMASPVAAGVAALGASAHGLTGNNKDPQQLRNLLRGTADSIGLPGSIEGDGLVNAAAIVDGGGGDPPEEPTAVIDVSTTTPEVGETVDLDGTSSSSPNGSIDEYHWNAQPGGEVTSPTATLTRDEEIAVDVTLTVTDTAGASASDTVTIVFGGDDDDDDPEPGECGEETNTASASGSLDGGWYGDTDNYTYDVSTANPCDATVTLSTSEDFDLLVTTDVPTQPARSTADTANADEITVDLDGVDNLGIVVRAGYFASGEYELDILERGK; encoded by the coding sequence ATGTCCGACCATCGTCCCACAACGACAGATCGACGTACCATCCTGAAAACAACCGGTGCAATCGGTGCTCTCGCCGGCGTAGGAGCGGTTACTTCCGCCAGTGCGAGCCGCAACTCCACGGAGATTATCGTCTCGAAGAACGATCGGGTCAGCATCTCCGACATCGAGTCGACGGTCGAAACCGTCCTTCCGAACGACGCGACGATCACGCACCGCAACGACGTTCTCGGCTACGTGGTAGCGGAGGTCCCGGAGAGTGAATACGGGGTAACCGTCGACCTGGTTTCCACGCTCGAAAGCCGATCGGAGGTCAAGTACGCCCACGAGAACGGTACGATGTACGCGCTCGAGTCACCGCTCTCGCCGAATTTCAGATCCCAGAACCAGCCGAACGATCCTGGGTGGGATCAGCAGTACGCTCCGCAGATGGTGAACGCACCGGACGCGTGGAACGTCACGCACGGCGAGGACGCCCTCATCTCGATCGTCGACACCGGGACCGACTACGACCATGAAGATCTACACGCGGGATTCGGATCCGATCCCGGTCACGACTTCGTCGGGGGAACCAGCGACCCGGCTCCACGAGCCGCGTCGGAGAGCCACGGCACGCACGTCGCCGGCTGTGCCGCGGCGACCACCGACAACGGCGTCGGTGTCGCGGGTCCGTCCAACGCGCAACTCATCGCCGCCCGTGTGCTCGGAACCGACGGTAGTGGAAGCATGTACGACATTGCCGACGGAATCCAGTACTCGGCCGACCGAGGTGCCGACATCATCAACCTATCCCTCGGTAGTCCGTCACCCTCGCCCGTGACCCAAGAGGCGATGCAGTACGCGCTCAACCAGGGATCGCTACCGATCGCCGCGGCCGGAAACTCCGGCGGGTCTGTCGGTTACCCGGCGGCCTACCCGGAGGCTGTGGCCGTCGCCGCGATCGACAGCAACGGCGATCCGGCGAGCTTCACGAGCCGTGGACCTGAGATCGCCGTCTGTGCACCCGGTGTCGACGTTCTCGCACCGGTTCCGTTCGGAGACAGTTACGACCGATTCTCTGGAACATCGATGGCGTCACCGGTCGCCGCAGGTGTCGCCGCACTTGGAGCCTCCGCGCACGGACTCACCGGAAATAACAAGGACCCACAGCAGCTTCGAAACCTGCTCCGCGGGACCGCCGACAGCATCGGCCTTCCAGGAAGCATCGAAGGAGACGGACTGGTCAACGCGGCGGCGATCGTCGACGGAGGCGGCGGTGATCCACCGGAAGAACCGACCGCGGTCATCGACGTCAGTACCACCACGCCCGAGGTCGGCGAGACGGTCGACCTCGACGGGACAAGCTCCTCGTCGCCGAACGGCTCCATCGATGAGTACCACTGGAATGCACAGCCCGGTGGGGAAGTTACCAGTCCGACCGCGACGCTGACGCGAGACGAAGAGATCGCCGTCGACGTCACGTTGACGGTCACGGACACGGCCGGCGCGTCGGCGAGCGACACCGTCACGATCGTATTCGGCGGTGACGATGACGACGATGATCCGGAGCCCGGCGAGTGTGGCGAAGAGACCAACACCGCGAGTGCGAGCGGCTCGCTCGACGGTGGCTGGTACGGTGACACCGACAACTACACCTACGACGTCAGCACGGCGAACCCGTGTGACGCGACGGTCACGCTCTCGACGAGCGAAGACTTCGACTTGCTCGTCACGACCGACGTGCCGACACAACCCGCTCGGAGCACGGCTGACACAGCCAACGCGGACGAGATTACCGTCGACCTAGACGGCGTAGATAATCTCGGAATCGTGGTTCGTGCCGGATACTTTGCGAGCGGCGAGTACGAGCTCGACATCCTCGAACGCGGCAAATAA